One stretch of Aquimarina sp. Aq107 DNA includes these proteins:
- a CDS encoding PAS domain-containing sensor histidine kinase, with protein MLQNELFNNVMQDFNTGYWELHSDPYRENWSERFYEILGYSKDEVQSNFDYFLEHLIHKEDIDVFRDNFLNYRINTVNFKQHIKILNAKGNYQLFRCVTNDALPVNIKAEASFVFFFEIKLEPDKTIKKDNFYYKETAQMTATGSWYVDFHKKESSWDFETYRILEYPEDYKPSLKDSASYYSEDHRQLAADCFFNCAMMGTPFNTEIKMVTANNREFWARAIGKPIYNENKEIIGIRGVFQDIDDIKRKEVSLQKSVDIIAAQNSRLFNFAHIVSHNLRSHTSNLSLLVQLIEDIDDPKEKEELIKEVKTISTNLNTTIEHLNEIVTIQTNNKQERVLIKFKDALKLVVNGISHMISNSNAEIQADFNEVEEIAYIPAYLESILLNLITNAIKYKHPDREPIIFIKTYVDDGNKFLKVSDNGVGIDLKLFKDKVFGMYKTFHYNKDAVGIGLFLTKNQVESMDGTISVESEVNKGTTFTIEF; from the coding sequence ATGCTCCAGAATGAACTTTTTAACAATGTGATGCAAGACTTCAATACGGGTTATTGGGAGTTGCATAGCGATCCGTATAGAGAAAATTGGTCAGAAAGATTTTATGAAATTCTTGGATACTCTAAAGATGAAGTCCAATCAAATTTTGATTATTTTTTAGAGCATCTTATTCACAAAGAAGATATTGATGTCTTCAGAGATAATTTCTTGAACTATCGAATAAATACGGTAAATTTTAAACAGCATATTAAAATATTAAATGCTAAAGGAAATTATCAATTATTTCGTTGTGTTACTAATGATGCATTACCTGTAAATATTAAGGCAGAAGCTAGTTTTGTTTTTTTCTTCGAAATTAAACTTGAACCAGACAAGACTATAAAAAAAGATAATTTCTACTATAAAGAGACTGCTCAAATGACTGCTACAGGCAGTTGGTATGTAGATTTTCATAAAAAAGAAAGTTCTTGGGATTTTGAAACTTATAGGATACTCGAGTATCCGGAAGATTATAAACCATCTCTAAAAGATTCGGCAAGTTATTATTCCGAAGATCATAGACAATTGGCAGCTGATTGTTTTTTTAATTGTGCTATGATGGGAACTCCATTTAATACCGAAATTAAAATGGTTACTGCTAATAATAGGGAGTTTTGGGCCAGAGCAATCGGAAAACCAATATATAACGAGAACAAAGAAATTATTGGTATTCGAGGAGTTTTTCAGGACATTGATGATATTAAAAGAAAAGAAGTTAGTTTACAGAAATCAGTGGACATTATTGCCGCTCAGAATTCTCGACTATTCAATTTTGCGCACATTGTCTCACATAATCTTAGATCACACACAAGTAACTTGTCCTTATTAGTTCAGCTTATAGAAGATATTGATGATCCCAAAGAAAAGGAGGAGTTAATTAAAGAAGTGAAGACAATTTCGACTAACTTAAATACTACGATAGAACATCTTAACGAGATTGTTACTATACAGACTAATAATAAACAAGAAAGAGTACTAATTAAATTTAAAGATGCTTTAAAATTGGTAGTTAATGGTATTAGTCATATGATTAGCAATAGCAACGCTGAGATACAAGCTGATTTTAATGAAGTAGAAGAGATTGCCTATATACCGGCGTATTTAGAAAGTATCTTACTCAATTTAATAACGAATGCAATAAAATATAAACATCCAGATAGAGAACCTATTATTTTTATAAAGACATATGTAGATGATGGAAATAAGTTTTTAAAAGTTTCTGATAATGGTGTAGGTATTGACCTGAAACTCTTTAAAGATAAAGTGTTTGGGATGTATAAAACTTTTCATTACAATAAAGATGCTGTTGGCATCGGATTGTTCTTAACAAAGAATCAGGTAGAATCGATGGATGGCACTATAAGTGTAGAAAGTGAAGTGAATAAAGGAACTACTTTTACAATAGAATTTTAA
- a CDS encoding M12 family metallopeptidase — translation MKKTKLTKLVLTTLISFSLFNCEKDSEDVFESNQNTAAKSAHVCIEKWNTGDNNSKAASLKAKQWQTGQTIRVKFLNGNNFVQSKVRQYAVEWEDHANIKFEWVASNSSANIKIGFREGQFANDGGSWSYLGTDSNNQAHSMHFGWFNNNTSDTEFRRTTIHEFGHALGLIHEHQNPVAGINWDKEAVYAYYAGPPNNWSRDQVDNNLFRRYDTNISNYSVYDPKSIMHYPIPAEHTTDGIAVGSNTQLSATDKSFIASIYPGTNSGGGNCDGVAAYNNNVSYFVGDKVTYQGNLYQRTASGWNNLGACDSIPSTDICDGIAPYNNSISYSVGDKVTYQGNLYQRTASGWNNLGACGS, via the coding sequence ATGAAAAAAACCAAATTAACTAAACTTGTTTTAACAACTTTGATTTCATTTTCATTGTTTAATTGTGAAAAAGATTCCGAAGATGTTTTTGAATCGAATCAAAATACAGCTGCAAAATCAGCTCATGTTTGTATCGAAAAATGGAACACAGGCGACAACAATTCTAAAGCTGCTAGTCTAAAAGCCAAACAGTGGCAAACTGGTCAAACTATCCGAGTAAAGTTTTTAAATGGAAATAACTTTGTTCAATCCAAAGTGAGACAGTATGCTGTAGAATGGGAAGATCATGCAAATATTAAATTTGAATGGGTGGCGTCTAATAGTAGTGCTAACATTAAAATTGGTTTTAGAGAAGGTCAATTTGCAAACGACGGAGGATCTTGGTCATATCTGGGAACTGATTCTAATAATCAAGCGCACAGTATGCATTTTGGATGGTTTAACAACAATACTTCTGATACGGAGTTCCGAAGAACTACCATTCACGAATTTGGACATGCACTTGGTTTAATTCACGAACATCAAAATCCTGTAGCAGGAATAAACTGGGATAAAGAAGCAGTATATGCATATTATGCAGGACCACCTAACAACTGGAGCAGAGATCAAGTAGACAATAATCTTTTCAGACGTTATGATACTAATATTTCTAACTATAGTGTATACGATCCAAAATCTATTATGCATTATCCTATCCCAGCAGAACACACTACAGATGGCATAGCCGTAGGAAGTAATACTCAATTATCAGCAACAGATAAATCTTTTATAGCTTCTATTTATCCAGGCACTAATTCTGGCGGAGGCAACTGTGATGGAGTAGCTGCGTATAATAATAATGTTTCATATTTTGTTGGTGATAAAGTAACCTACCAAGGAAATCTATACCAAAGAACTGCAAGTGGATGGAATAATCTTGGAGCATGTGATAGTATTCCCAGTACTGATATTTGTGATGGAATAGCTCCATATAATAATAGTATTTCTTATTCTGTTGGTGATAAAGTGACCTATCAAGGAAATCTATACCAAAGAACTGCAAGCGGATGGAATAATCTTGGAGCATGTGGTAGCTAA
- the rnc gene encoding ribonuclease III, producing the protein MSVIRNILNSRSDKNGNFFSKIQNIVGFKPKNIGPYEKAFTHRSLNLKDKKGNAVNYERLEFLGDAMLSSVIAAHLFKEVPEGNEGYLTKMRAKVVSRKHLNELGKDLKLIELVRTNIPKSQFGINIHGNLFEALIGAIYLDRGFVYCERFIHESVINPYVDIESLEGQIISYKSLLIEWCQKVKKNFNYEIYEDTGKDEMKHFAVKLWIDEKVVAKARATSKKKAEEKASKRAYFAFQSKINFP; encoded by the coding sequence ATGAGTGTTATTCGCAACATATTAAATTCCCGCTCTGATAAGAACGGGAATTTTTTTTCTAAAATTCAAAATATCGTAGGCTTTAAGCCCAAAAACATTGGCCCTTACGAAAAAGCTTTTACGCATCGATCTCTAAACCTTAAGGATAAAAAAGGAAATGCGGTTAATTATGAACGACTAGAATTTCTTGGAGATGCCATGCTTAGTAGCGTTATCGCTGCCCATTTATTTAAAGAAGTGCCTGAAGGTAATGAAGGGTATCTTACCAAGATGCGAGCTAAAGTAGTAAGTAGAAAACACCTAAACGAACTAGGAAAAGATCTTAAATTAATAGAACTAGTAAGAACTAATATCCCAAAATCTCAATTTGGTATAAATATTCATGGTAATCTATTCGAAGCATTAATTGGGGCAATTTATCTAGATAGAGGATTTGTTTATTGTGAACGTTTTATACACGAATCTGTTATCAATCCTTATGTAGACATTGAAAGTCTAGAAGGACAAATTATTAGTTATAAAAGTTTGTTGATAGAATGGTGTCAAAAGGTAAAGAAGAATTTTAACTATGAAATCTATGAAGATACCGGAAAAGATGAAATGAAACATTTTGCGGTAAAACTCTGGATCGATGAAAAAGTAGTAGCAAAAGCAAGAGCAACTTCTAAGAAAAAAGCTGAAGAAAAAGCTTCTAAAAGAGCATATTTCGCATTTCAGTCCAAAATTAATTTCCCATAA
- a CDS encoding matrixin family metalloprotease has translation MKTKKFARLALATLVSFSLSNCDKDTEDVFETNEIDYAKSAHVCIAKWDSPYGAKATSVKDKQWETGQTIRIKFLNGSSFVQSKVRQYAVQWEDYANLKFEWVSSNSSANIKIAFREGQYANEAGSWSYLGTDSNDFAHSMHFGWFNDSTTDAEFRRTTIHEFGHALGLIHEHQNPVAGINWDKETVYAYYAGPPNNWSRAQVDNNLFRRYEASITNYSTYDPLSIMHYPIPAEHTLDGVGVGSNNQLSATDKAFIGSIYPFPDTGGDPCAGVAPYSGGVSYSVGDQVTYNGDLYQRTSSGWSNLGACGPVSSDPCDGVAPYNGSTSYSTGDQVTYNGDLYQRTASGWSNLGPCGG, from the coding sequence ATGAAAACAAAAAAGTTCGCCAGACTAGCTCTGGCTACACTAGTCTCATTTTCTCTTTCAAATTGTGATAAGGATACAGAAGATGTTTTTGAAACGAATGAAATCGATTATGCTAAGAGTGCACATGTATGTATTGCTAAGTGGGATTCTCCTTATGGCGCAAAAGCAACCAGCGTTAAAGATAAGCAATGGGAAACAGGTCAAACTATTAGAATAAAATTTTTAAATGGAAGCAGCTTTGTTCAATCTAAGGTTAGACAATATGCTGTACAATGGGAAGATTATGCAAACCTCAAGTTTGAATGGGTTTCTTCAAATAGTAGTGCAAATATCAAAATTGCTTTTAGAGAAGGTCAATATGCAAATGAAGCAGGTTCATGGTCTTATTTAGGAACTGATTCTAACGATTTTGCACATAGTATGCATTTTGGGTGGTTTAATGATAGTACCACGGATGCAGAATTTAGAAGAACAACAATCCACGAATTTGGACATGCGCTAGGATTAATTCATGAGCATCAGAATCCTGTTGCTGGAATTAATTGGGATAAAGAAACTGTTTACGCATACTATGCAGGACCACCAAATAATTGGTCTAGAGCACAGGTTGATAATAACCTTTTTAGACGTTATGAGGCTAGTATTACTAATTATAGTACATATGATCCACTATCAATTATGCATTACCCAATTCCTGCAGAACATACATTAGATGGAGTTGGAGTAGGTTCTAACAATCAATTATCTGCAACCGACAAAGCTTTTATTGGTTCCATATATCCATTTCCTGATACAGGAGGTGATCCTTGTGCCGGAGTAGCTCCGTATAGCGGAGGTGTTTCATATTCTGTTGGAGATCAAGTAACTTATAACGGAGATTTATACCAAAGAACTTCTAGTGGATGGTCTAATCTTGGAGCGTGTGGTCCTGTTAGTAGTGATCCATGTGATGGTGTAGCTCCATACAATGGTAGTACTTCGTACTCTACTGGAGATCAAGTAACTTATAATGGAGATTTATACCAAAGAACTGCTTCAGGATGGAGTAATCTTGGACCTTGTGGTGGATAA
- a CDS encoding response regulator, translating into MGDKIELACIIDDDSVYVNLVKRIIEAKQLCKNLLVFENGKEALSYFEAILTNVREENIPEIIFLDLNMPVMDGWEFLEQFISIKNNFGKVITLYIVSSSINPLDITKAKNIKGVKDYLIKPVTIEDLESIFSIA; encoded by the coding sequence ATGGGCGATAAAATAGAATTGGCATGCATTATCGATGATGATAGTGTCTATGTAAATTTGGTAAAACGAATAATTGAAGCAAAACAGCTTTGTAAAAATTTATTAGTTTTCGAAAATGGAAAAGAAGCTTTGAGTTATTTTGAAGCTATTCTAACCAATGTAAGGGAAGAAAATATTCCTGAAATAATTTTTTTAGATCTAAACATGCCAGTTATGGATGGTTGGGAGTTTTTAGAACAATTTATCAGTATTAAAAATAATTTTGGGAAGGTCATTACATTATATATTGTTAGCTCCTCTATTAATCCACTCGATATTACTAAGGCAAAGAATATAAAAGGTGTAAAAGATTATTTAATTAAACCTGTAACAATTGAAGACCTAGAATCGATCTTTAGTATAGCCTAA
- a CDS encoding DUF2721 domain-containing protein, with protein sequence MALTMGIPALLFPAISLTMLAYNARYLAIAALIRQLHKEYLNSPSKNTVLQIKNLRKRLWLIRNMQAIAIISFLTSVITMFLLYVENNSLANLIFGISLFALMISLLLSFIEVQISTKALSIRLDRIEENN encoded by the coding sequence ATGGCACTAACCATGGGAATCCCAGCTTTACTTTTTCCAGCAATATCGTTAACCATGTTGGCTTATAACGCTAGATATTTGGCAATAGCAGCATTAATAAGACAGTTGCATAAGGAATACCTAAATTCACCATCAAAAAACACCGTATTACAAATTAAAAATCTTAGAAAACGATTGTGGTTGATTAGAAATATGCAAGCGATCGCTATTATTAGTTTTCTTACGAGTGTAATTACTATGTTCTTATTATATGTAGAAAATAATAGCTTAGCGAATTTAATATTTGGGATAAGTTTATTTGCTTTGATGATTTCGCTTTTATTATCATTTATAGAAGTACAGATTTCTACAAAAGCATTGTCTATAAGGTTGGACAGAATAGAAGAAAACAATTAG
- the fabF gene encoding beta-ketoacyl-ACP synthase II, which yields MNLKRVVVTGLGALTPIGNNIEEYWDGLVNGKSGCAPITYFDTEHFKTKFACEVKNYNPTDYFERKEARKLDKFAQYAIVSSEEAIKDAAIDLEKVDKFRVGVIWGAGIGGLETFQEEVIGYANGNGTPRFNPFFIPKMIADIAPGHISIRNGFMGPNYTTVSACASSANSMIDALNYIRLGHCDIIVTGGSEAAVTIAGMGGFNAMHALSTRNESPETASRPFDATRDGFVLGEGGGALILEEYEHAKARGAKIYAEVVGGGMSSDAYHMTAPHPDGIGVERVMLNCLRDAGVNPEQVDAINTHGTSTPLGDVAELKAITKVFGDHAPNMNINSTKSMTGHLLGAAGAIESIASILAMQHSIVPPTINHTTVDENIDNRLNLTLNKAQKREITYAMSNTFGFGGHNACVLFKKLDE from the coding sequence ATGAATCTTAAGCGAGTTGTAGTCACAGGACTAGGGGCATTGACGCCCATCGGTAACAATATTGAAGAATATTGGGATGGATTAGTAAATGGTAAAAGCGGTTGCGCACCCATTACATATTTCGATACCGAACATTTCAAGACTAAATTTGCTTGCGAAGTCAAAAATTATAATCCCACAGATTATTTCGAAAGAAAAGAAGCACGTAAACTTGATAAGTTTGCGCAGTACGCTATTGTTTCTTCTGAAGAAGCTATAAAAGATGCTGCTATCGATCTTGAGAAGGTTGATAAATTTAGAGTTGGTGTTATCTGGGGTGCAGGTATTGGTGGATTAGAAACTTTTCAGGAAGAAGTAATTGGTTATGCCAATGGAAATGGAACACCGCGTTTCAATCCTTTCTTCATCCCAAAAATGATTGCCGATATTGCTCCTGGTCACATTTCTATTAGAAATGGTTTTATGGGACCTAATTATACCACGGTTTCGGCTTGTGCTTCATCAGCCAATTCTATGATCGATGCTCTAAACTATATTCGTTTAGGACATTGCGATATCATTGTAACAGGAGGAAGTGAAGCAGCAGTTACAATTGCTGGTATGGGAGGATTTAATGCTATGCATGCATTATCTACAAGAAATGAGAGTCCGGAAACTGCCTCGAGACCTTTTGATGCAACCAGAGATGGTTTTGTCTTAGGAGAAGGTGGTGGTGCTCTTATCCTTGAAGAATATGAACACGCAAAAGCACGTGGCGCAAAAATCTATGCAGAGGTTGTTGGTGGTGGAATGTCTAGTGATGCTTATCACATGACTGCCCCGCATCCAGATGGGATTGGAGTAGAACGTGTAATGCTTAATTGTTTACGAGATGCAGGTGTAAACCCAGAACAAGTAGATGCTATAAATACTCATGGAACATCCACTCCTTTAGGAGATGTTGCAGAATTGAAAGCTATTACTAAAGTTTTTGGTGATCACGCACCTAACATGAATATAAATTCAACAAAATCTATGACTGGACACTTACTTGGTGCAGCTGGAGCTATAGAATCAATTGCTTCTATACTTGCAATGCAACATAGCATCGTGCCTCCAACGATCAATCACACTACTGTGGATGAAAACATAGACAACAGGTTAAATTTAACACTAAACAAAGCTCAAAAACGTGAGATTACGTATGCAATGAGTAACACATTTGGCTTCGGAGGTCATAATGCTTGTGTATTATTTAAAAAACTAGACGAATAA
- a CDS encoding viroplasmin family protein: MAKKEKFYVVWEGHKPGIYTKWDDCKAAVKGYANAKFKSFESFDLAKKAYNGNYEDYKGKSKPKSSLTKEQLAKIGEPNLYSIAVDAASSGNPGKMEYRGVDTQTEKQLFHQGPFPQGTNNIGEFLALVHGLAYLKKKGSDRILYTDSRIAMGWVQKKTCKTKLPRNSKNKEMFDLVDRAILWLKENKYTTKIVKWETKAWGEIPADFGRK, from the coding sequence ATGGCAAAAAAGGAAAAGTTTTATGTTGTCTGGGAAGGACACAAACCTGGAATTTATACCAAATGGGATGATTGTAAAGCTGCGGTAAAAGGATATGCTAATGCAAAATTTAAGTCATTCGAATCTTTTGATTTGGCCAAAAAGGCATACAATGGTAATTATGAAGATTATAAAGGGAAAAGTAAACCTAAATCTTCTCTTACTAAGGAACAATTGGCAAAAATAGGAGAACCTAACTTATATTCTATTGCAGTAGATGCAGCATCAAGCGGAAATCCTGGTAAGATGGAATATAGAGGTGTGGATACGCAAACAGAGAAGCAACTTTTTCATCAAGGCCCTTTTCCTCAGGGAACAAATAATATAGGTGAATTTTTGGCTTTAGTACACGGATTGGCATATCTAAAAAAGAAAGGAAGCGATCGAATTTTATATACAGATTCTAGAATTGCTATGGGTTGGGTGCAAAAGAAAACATGTAAGACAAAATTACCACGTAATTCAAAGAATAAAGAGATGTTTGATTTGGTGGATCGTGCAATTCTGTGGCTCAAAGAAAATAAATACACTACTAAAATTGTAAAATGGGAGACCAAAGCGTGGGGAGAAATTCCAGCTGATTTTGGTAGGAAATAA
- a CDS encoding acyl carrier protein — translation MSDIASRVKAIIVDKLGVDENEVVTEASFTNDLGADSLDTVELIMEFEKEFDIQIPDDQAENIATVGQAISYIEDAK, via the coding sequence ATGTCAGACATTGCATCAAGAGTAAAAGCGATAATCGTTGACAAATTAGGAGTAGACGAAAATGAGGTTGTAACTGAAGCTAGCTTCACAAATGACCTAGGCGCTGATTCGTTAGACACTGTAGAATTGATTATGGAATTCGAAAAAGAATTCGATATTCAGATTCCAGATGATCAAGCTGAAAACATTGCAACAGTTGGTCAAGCAATATCTTATATTGAAGACGCAAAGTAA
- the pyk gene encoding pyruvate kinase, whose amino-acid sequence MPKTKKTKIVATLGPATSTKDVLKKMLDAGVNVFRINFSHADYEDVKERVKMIRDLGSKHGYNAAILADLQGPKLRVGVMKGDVIVNDGDHINFVTGKPFEGTAESVYMNYDTFPKDVKSGERILLDDGKLIFEVVSSNNKDTVKAKVIQGGPLRSKKGVNLPNTNISLPALTEKDIKDAIFACSLQVDWVALSFVRHAQDLIQLQDLIKEHSEHKIPIVAKIEKPEGVENIDKIVAYCDGLMVARGDLGVEIPAQEVPLIQKKLVLKAKTARIPVIIATQMMETMIDSLTPTRAEVNDVANSVMDGADAVMLSGETSVGKYPVQVIETMTKIINSVENSDLIQVPQSPPHIRTNRFITKSICYHAAHMANDIEAKAICTLTNSGYTAFQISAWRPGAHILVFTSNRRILSQLSLLWGVKAFYYDKYVSTDETVQDVNNLALERGFVQKNDMLINLAAMPVVEKGMVNTLRVSQM is encoded by the coding sequence ATGCCGAAAACTAAGAAAACTAAAATAGTGGCAACACTTGGACCCGCTACCAGTACAAAAGATGTATTGAAAAAAATGCTAGATGCGGGTGTAAATGTTTTTAGAATTAATTTTTCTCATGCTGACTATGAAGATGTAAAAGAACGAGTTAAAATGATACGTGATTTAGGTTCTAAACATGGCTACAATGCAGCTATTCTAGCAGACTTACAAGGCCCTAAATTAAGGGTTGGTGTTATGAAAGGAGATGTCATTGTTAATGATGGTGATCATATTAATTTTGTCACAGGAAAGCCTTTTGAAGGTACCGCAGAAAGTGTTTATATGAACTATGATACTTTTCCTAAAGATGTAAAATCAGGGGAAAGAATTTTACTAGATGATGGAAAATTAATTTTCGAAGTAGTTTCCTCTAATAATAAAGATACCGTAAAGGCCAAAGTAATTCAAGGAGGACCTCTAAGATCTAAAAAGGGAGTGAACTTACCTAATACAAATATTTCATTACCGGCTCTTACAGAAAAAGATATTAAGGACGCTATTTTTGCTTGTAGTCTTCAGGTTGATTGGGTTGCCTTATCTTTCGTACGTCACGCACAGGATCTTATTCAATTACAAGACTTGATTAAAGAACATAGTGAACATAAAATTCCTATTGTTGCTAAAATCGAAAAACCAGAAGGTGTAGAAAATATTGATAAAATTGTTGCATACTGTGATGGTTTAATGGTAGCGCGAGGAGATCTTGGAGTAGAAATTCCTGCTCAAGAAGTTCCTCTTATACAAAAGAAACTAGTTTTAAAAGCTAAAACAGCAAGAATTCCAGTAATCATTGCCACTCAGATGATGGAAACTATGATAGATAGTTTAACACCGACACGTGCAGAGGTTAATGATGTTGCTAATTCCGTTATGGATGGTGCAGATGCAGTTATGTTATCAGGTGAAACCTCTGTTGGTAAATATCCAGTGCAGGTTATTGAGACTATGACCAAAATTATTAATAGTGTTGAAAACTCGGACTTAATTCAGGTTCCTCAAAGTCCACCTCATATCAGAACAAATAGATTTATTACCAAATCTATTTGTTATCACGCTGCGCATATGGCAAACGATATAGAAGCTAAAGCAATCTGCACACTTACTAATAGTGGATATACTGCCTTTCAAATCTCTGCGTGGAGACCTGGCGCTCATATTTTAGTTTTTACCAGCAATAGAAGAATTCTTTCTCAACTTAGTCTTTTATGGGGAGTAAAAGCATTCTATTATGATAAATATGTAAGTACCGATGAAACAGTACAAGACGTTAACAATTTAGCCTTAGAAAGAGGTTTTGTTCAAAAAAACGACATGTTAATTAATCTTGCGGCTATGCCGGTAGTCGAAAAAGGAATGGTAAATACATTAAGGGTATCTCAGATGTAA
- a CDS encoding phosphoribosylglycinamide formyltransferase — translation MKRIIIFASGSGTNAENIIKYFQERKNAEVTHVFSNNLRAKVLKRAHDLKVKALHFDKESFYTSNDVLNILKDAQPDVIVLAGFLWIFPKKIIDIFPNKVINIHPALLPKYGGKGMYGNHVHEAVVRNKEKETGITIHYVNEHYDEGAIIFQAKTPVEHHYSADDVARAIHELEYKHFPIVIEELLFSEEDK, via the coding sequence ATGAAGCGTATCATAATTTTTGCTTCCGGTTCCGGTACCAATGCCGAGAATATAATTAAATACTTTCAAGAACGGAAAAATGCCGAGGTTACACATGTGTTTTCTAACAACCTGCGTGCCAAAGTTTTAAAACGTGCTCATGACCTTAAGGTAAAGGCCTTACACTTTGATAAAGAATCATTTTATACGTCTAATGATGTATTAAATATATTAAAGGACGCACAGCCTGATGTAATAGTTTTGGCGGGATTCTTATGGATTTTTCCTAAAAAGATTATTGATATTTTTCCTAATAAAGTGATTAATATACATCCAGCATTACTTCCTAAATATGGTGGAAAAGGAATGTATGGTAACCACGTGCATGAGGCAGTAGTAAGAAATAAGGAAAAAGAAACAGGTATAACTATTCATTATGTGAATGAACATTATGATGAAGGTGCCATTATTTTTCAGGCAAAAACTCCTGTAGAGCATCATTACTCAGCTGATGATGTCGCTAGGGCAATTCATGAATTAGAATATAAACACTTTCCTATCGTTATAGAAGAACTTTTGTTTTCTGAAGAAGATAAATAA
- a CDS encoding IPExxxVDY family protein, translating into MAIQRLILDTLEDDDYDLIAIHSSLASYRLAFALNKYIDLRLFRKDQDIKFEYDAQSASFPLFQYHDHFQYNTYSLLGNKFKTKVKSDSAPTEGLFAEAMEERYVTKHLIPELKNVDYFLKIEAETSQFSSKTLTTNLLTIPQIITAYVVDYTQLKSKNNLIFE; encoded by the coding sequence ATGGCAATCCAAAGGTTAATTTTAGATACCCTAGAAGATGATGATTATGATCTAATTGCCATCCATAGTTCGCTAGCTTCATATCGATTAGCTTTTGCGTTAAATAAATATATCGATCTTAGACTTTTCAGAAAAGATCAAGATATAAAATTTGAATATGATGCCCAATCGGCGAGTTTTCCGCTGTTTCAATATCATGACCATTTTCAATATAATACTTATAGTCTTTTGGGAAATAAATTTAAGACAAAAGTTAAATCTGATAGTGCGCCAACAGAAGGTTTGTTTGCTGAGGCAATGGAAGAACGCTATGTTACCAAACACCTCATCCCAGAACTAAAAAATGTGGATTACTTTCTGAAGATAGAAGCTGAAACTTCTCAGTTTTCAAGTAAAACATTAACTACTAATCTACTTACTATACCACAAATTATTACAGCTTACGTAGTAGATTATACACAACTAAAATCAAAGAACAACTTAATATTTGAATAA